The genomic DNA CGTCGAAGGTGGTGCTGACCTCATCGAAATCGGAATCCCTTTCAGCGACCCTATTGCCGATGGTCCTACGATTCAAGCGAGCAGTCAACGCGCTCTCGATAGGCACACGCGATTGAAAGACATTTTCGAATCCGTCAAAAAAGCAAATCTGCAAATCCCTTCGATTTATATGGGCTACACGAATATCGCTTTGCGCAAAGGTTTCCGAGAATTCGCAAAAGCCGTAAAGGAATCGGGTGTGGACGGTGTTCTTCTCAGCGATTTGACGCCCGAAGAATCGAAGGAATGGCGAGAATCAGCGGCGGAGGCAGGTTTAGACATCGTGTTTTTGGTTGCACCGACGAGCACCGATGAAAGAATCGAATTAGCATCCAAACTTTCGAGCGGCTTCGTGTATTGTGTTTCGCGCACAGGAGTTACCGGAGCGGAGCGCGCAGTGCCAGAAGAAGTGAAAGTTACTGTCGAAAAAATACGAAAACACACTTCTCTTCCCGTTTGCGTCGGCTTCGGAATTTCGAAACCTGAACATGTCGAAATGGTATGTAACGTGGCAGATGGCGCTGTCGTAGGGAGTTATATCGTGGATTTACTTCATAAAGAATGGAATGACGGGAAAGGCGCAAAGAAACTTATCGAAGCGGTTACTGTTTTGAAGAAAGCGACAAAGTTATAAACTATTATATGGAATTGAAAATTCTTTTAGTCGGAGGTTCGGGGCTTTTAGGCAGTGATTTGCTCGAGGCATTCCGAAAAAAAGGTTGGAATGTTATCGCGCCTTCTCATGAGGAGTTGGACATCACCGATACTCGCTCCGTCGAAAGTTTTTCTTTATTCGAACAGCCGAATTGGATTGTGAATGCGGCGGGATTTACCGCGGTAAACGAAGCGGAGTCCGAAGGATATCGAGTCATTATGGTCAATGCGTTCGGAGCGCTTATGCTCGCACGCTTTGCGCGTGATTTCAATGCGCGATTTCTGCACATGAGCACGGATTACGTTTTCGATGGAAAAAGCGACCGACCGTATCGTGAAACTGACGCATGCAATCCCATTAATCTTTATGGATTAAGCAAATGGCACGGAGAGCGCATGGTACAAGAAGAAAATCCAGAGGCGCTCATCATTCGCACAGCGTGGTTATTCGGAAAAAACGGGGATTGTTTTCCTAAAAGGATTTTGAACGCTGCGAAGAAGGAGAAGAGTTTGAAAGTGGTGAATGACCAAATCGGAAGCCCCACCTATACGGTGGATCTTGCCGATGTGATAACGAAAATCATCGAACTTTCGCCTGAGGGGGGGATTTATCATGTGGTCAATCAAGGACAAGCGAGTTGGTTCGATTTAGCGAAGGCAACACTCGACTCTGCCGGCATTTCCATTTCCTTGGAGCCTATTTCGAGCGAAGAGCGACATGACGCTGCGCGAAGGCCTGCTTATAGCGTTCTCGA from Fimbriimonadales bacterium includes the following:
- the trpA gene encoding tryptophan synthase subunit alpha; amino-acid sequence: MSRIRERFEVLKARGEKALVVFVTAGDPPIQFLPDILDALVEGGADLIEIGIPFSDPIADGPTIQASSQRALDRHTRLKDIFESVKKANLQIPSIYMGYTNIALRKGFREFAKAVKESGVDGVLLSDLTPEESKEWRESAAEAGLDIVFLVAPTSTDERIELASKLSSGFVYCVSRTGVTGAERAVPEEVKVTVEKIRKHTSLPVCVGFGISKPEHVEMVCNVADGAVVGSYIVDLLHKEWNDGKGAKKLIEAVTVLKKATKL
- the rfbD gene encoding dTDP-4-dehydrorhamnose reductase; the encoded protein is MELKILLVGGSGLLGSDLLEAFRKKGWNVIAPSHEELDITDTRSVESFSLFEQPNWIVNAAGFTAVNEAESEGYRVIMVNAFGALMLARFARDFNARFLHMSTDYVFDGKSDRPYRETDACNPINLYGLSKWHGERMVQEENPEALIIRTAWLFGKNGDCFPKRILNAAKKEKSLKVVNDQIGSPTYTVDLADVITKIIELSPEGGIYHVVNQGQASWFDLAKATLDSAGISISLEPISSEERHDAARRPAYSVLDTSKYQSLGFEPLPHWRDAVARFVREVYSE